A window from Hoeflea sp. IMCC20628 encodes these proteins:
- a CDS encoding SDR family oxidoreductase, with the protein MIGAKPRRILITGGNTGLGLALAKKLSRRHSLLLSGRKSQADVADMLPQGAGYVVADQNDPQLSAQALVNGIRDHGWDGLDNVVLNAGTGIAPLNGIDSTEAIRQTLDVNLLSAILQARALFPLLKKSKGTLTLIGSVARSGSATIPVYAASKAGLHGLARALRSEWKGQVSVQVLHPGAAKTDMHDKAGYDPGRMRSVFLEADDVAAMMASAIAARRSPVNLSWVRYLNGGAFTGRRL; encoded by the coding sequence ATGATCGGCGCCAAGCCGCGCCGCATTCTGATTACCGGCGGAAATACCGGCCTGGGGCTGGCGCTGGCAAAGAAATTGTCACGTCGCCACAGTCTGCTTCTGTCCGGGCGCAAATCTCAAGCCGACGTCGCGGACATGCTGCCGCAGGGCGCCGGATATGTCGTTGCCGACCAGAATGATCCGCAGCTTTCGGCTCAGGCACTGGTCAATGGTATTCGCGATCACGGCTGGGACGGTCTCGACAATGTGGTGCTTAATGCCGGTACCGGAATAGCGCCACTCAACGGCATCGACAGCACCGAGGCAATTCGCCAGACCCTCGATGTCAATCTTCTTTCGGCCATCCTGCAGGCGCGGGCTCTTTTTCCTTTGCTCAAGAAATCCAAGGGAACCCTGACATTGATCGGTTCTGTTGCCCGTTCCGGCTCGGCGACGATTCCAGTCTATGCCGCCTCCAAGGCAGGCTTGCACGGACTGGCCCGCGCACTGCGGTCGGAGTGGAAGGGGCAGGTGTCGGTTCAGGTTCTGCATCCTGGTGCGGCGAAAACTGACATGCATGACAAGGCCGGTTATGATCCCGGCCGCATGCGGTCGGTGTTTCTCGAAGCCGATGATGTGGCGGCGATGATGGCTTCGGCCATTGCCGCGCGCCGGTCTCCCGTCAATTTGTCCTGGGTGCGCTATCTCAATGGTGGCGCCTTTACGGGGAGGCGGCTGTGA
- the groES gene encoding co-chaperone GroES: MAKTTFRPLHDRVVVRRVESEEKTKGGIIIPDTAKEKPQEGEIIAIGSGIRDEAGKLVPLDVKSGDRVLFGKWSGTEIKLDGEDLLIMKESDIMGVLG, translated from the coding sequence ATGGCAAAAACCACGTTCCGTCCCCTCCACGACCGCGTTGTCGTTCGTCGTGTTGAGTCCGAAGAAAAAACAAAGGGTGGCATCATCATTCCTGATACCGCCAAGGAAAAGCCGCAGGAAGGCGAAATCATCGCCATCGGTTCCGGCATCCGCGACGAAGCCGGCAAACTTGTGCCGCTCGACGTCAAGTCCGGCGACCGCGTGCTGTTCGGCAAATGGTCCGGCACTGAAATCAAGCTTGATGGCGAAGACCTTCTGATCATGAAGGAAAGCGACATCATGGGCGTCCTCGGCTAA
- a CDS encoding TIGR01459 family HAD-type hydrolase — MPRRITDLDQLTDRADVLLCDVWGVIHNGVNPFLLSVEALKSARARGQTVILITNSPRPANDVIRQFDTIGVDPDCWDDIVTSGDVTRRLVQDAPRAIYFLGPERDMPLVDGLDIDLVEAGAADAVLCTGLLNDEEETADDYRALLAGFQARGLPFICANPDREVERGDRLVPCAGALADLYVKLGGQTRIAGKPHAPIYIEAMARARALRGDVDLGRTLAIGDGVTTDIRGALDNGIDAIFIARGIHARQYIDGRSTDEARLNSFLDTAGVAPAYWMEWLA; from the coding sequence ATGCCACGCAGAATTACCGACCTTGATCAGTTGACCGATCGCGCCGACGTTCTGTTGTGCGATGTATGGGGTGTCATCCATAATGGCGTCAATCCGTTTCTTTTGTCAGTGGAGGCCTTGAAGTCCGCCCGCGCCCGCGGCCAGACGGTCATTCTGATCACCAATTCACCACGGCCTGCGAACGATGTGATCCGTCAGTTTGATACCATCGGTGTCGATCCGGACTGCTGGGATGACATTGTGACGTCAGGCGACGTGACCCGTCGACTGGTTCAGGATGCGCCGCGCGCCATCTATTTTCTCGGACCTGAGCGGGATATGCCATTGGTCGATGGACTGGATATCGATCTGGTTGAGGCTGGTGCCGCCGACGCCGTGCTGTGCACCGGACTTCTCAATGACGAGGAAGAGACTGCCGACGATTACCGGGCCTTGCTGGCAGGGTTTCAGGCCCGTGGCCTGCCGTTTATCTGCGCCAATCCTGATCGTGAAGTCGAGCGCGGCGACCGTCTGGTTCCTTGCGCCGGAGCCCTGGCTGATCTTTATGTAAAGCTCGGCGGCCAAACCCGGATCGCCGGCAAACCACATGCGCCTATTTATATTGAAGCCATGGCGCGGGCGCGCGCCTTGCGCGGCGACGTCGATCTGGGGCGCACCCTGGCCATAGGCGATGGTGTCACCACCGATATTCGGGGCGCACTGGACAATGGCATCGACGCTATATTCATTGCCCGCGGGATCCACGCGCGCCAATATATCGACGGCCGCAGTACCGACGAGGCGCGGCTGAATTCCTTCCTGGACACAGCAGGAGTTGCCCCGGCTTACTGGATGGAATGGCTTGCCTGA
- a CDS encoding bifunctional riboflavin kinase/FAD synthetase yields MAQRFHDVESFPDELKGGVVAIGNFDGVHRGHQAVLARATEASQALGVSAVVLTFEPHPRTVFRPEQPVFRLTPAPMKAAILGQLGFDAVVEQPFDKAFSAQSAEEFVTAILCNQLGVRHVFTGYDFHFGKGREGNPDFLMKAGDRHGFDVTLIEQFQDENAEVVSSSRIRAALALGDVAEAAGLLGYRYAISSEVLHGKKLGRTLGYPTANMSLPPETTLLPGIYAVRFRKADGTVYDGVASFGRRPTVDDDNAALVLETVLFDFSGDLYGETCTVSFVSRLRGEEKFDGLDELVAQMKIDEAEARAVLGHLTPLSPLDRAMTFEPAG; encoded by the coding sequence ATGGCGCAACGGTTCCATGATGTCGAAAGCTTCCCGGACGAACTTAAGGGCGGCGTCGTGGCTATCGGCAATTTTGACGGCGTGCATCGTGGACATCAGGCGGTTCTGGCGCGCGCCACCGAAGCATCGCAAGCATTGGGCGTTTCGGCGGTCGTGCTCACCTTCGAGCCGCATCCGCGAACAGTCTTTCGTCCAGAGCAACCGGTCTTCCGCTTGACCCCAGCGCCAATGAAAGCCGCCATCCTCGGGCAGCTCGGCTTTGATGCCGTGGTGGAGCAGCCCTTCGACAAGGCCTTTTCCGCCCAAAGCGCGGAAGAGTTTGTCACCGCCATCCTGTGCAACCAGCTTGGCGTACGTCATGTCTTCACCGGCTATGATTTTCATTTCGGCAAGGGGCGTGAAGGCAATCCGGACTTTCTGATGAAGGCCGGAGACAGACATGGATTTGATGTCACCCTGATTGAGCAATTCCAGGATGAAAACGCCGAGGTGGTTTCGTCGAGCCGCATCCGCGCGGCGCTGGCGCTTGGCGATGTCGCTGAAGCTGCCGGATTGCTCGGCTATCGCTATGCAATCTCCTCCGAAGTGCTTCACGGCAAGAAACTGGGCCGCACACTGGGCTATCCGACCGCGAATATGTCGTTGCCGCCGGAAACGACCTTGCTGCCCGGAATCTACGCAGTCCGGTTCCGCAAGGCTGACGGAACAGTTTACGACGGCGTGGCAAGTTTTGGCCGTCGACCAACCGTTGACGATGACAACGCTGCATTGGTTCTTGAAACGGTGCTGTTCGATTTTTCCGGCGATCTCTACGGCGAGACATGCACGGTCTCGTTTGTCTCGAGGCTTCGTGGCGAGGAAAAGTTCGATGGACTGGATGAGTTGGTGGCGCAGATGAAGATCGACGAGGCCGAAGCGCGTGCTGTTCTGGGGCACCTGACGCCGCTGTCTCCGCTGGATCGGGCCATGACATTTGAGCCCGCAGGATGA
- the groL gene encoding chaperonin GroEL (60 kDa chaperone family; promotes refolding of misfolded polypeptides especially under stressful conditions; forms two stacked rings of heptamers to form a barrel-shaped 14mer; ends can be capped by GroES; misfolded proteins enter the barrel where they are refolded when GroES binds), whose translation MAAKEVKFGRTAREKMLRGVDILADAVKVTLGPKGRNVIIDKSFGSPRITKDGVTVAKEIELEDKFENMGAQMVREVASKTNDIAGDGTTTATVLAQAIVREGGKAVAAGMNPMDLKRGIDMAVTEVIADLQKKAKKIKTSAEVEQVGTISANGESQIGKDIAEAMQKVGNEGVITVEEAKTAESELEVVEGMQFDRGYLSPYFVTNPDKMLAELEDVYILLHEKKLSNLQAMLPVLEAVVQTSKPLLIISEDVEGEALATLVVNKLRGGLKIAAVKAPGFGDRRKAMLEDIAILTGGQVISEDIGIKLENVTLEMLGRAKKVSITKETTTIVDGAGKKTEIEGRITQIKAQIEETTSDYDKEKLQERLAKLAGGVAIIRVGGATETEVKERKDRVDDALNATRAAVQEGIVAGGGTALLRSSVKITSKGANQDQEAGINIVRRALQSLVRQIAENAGDEASIVVGKILEKDEENWGYNAQTSEYGDMIAMGIVDPVKVVRTALQNAASVASLLITTEAMIAEIPKKDSGGGGGMPDMGGMGGMGGMM comes from the coding sequence ATGGCTGCTAAAGAAGTAAAATTCGGTCGTACCGCCCGCGAGAAAATGCTGCGCGGCGTCGACATTCTGGCTGATGCCGTCAAGGTAACGCTGGGCCCCAAGGGCCGTAACGTCATCATCGACAAGTCCTTCGGCTCACCCCGCATCACCAAGGACGGCGTCACCGTCGCCAAGGAAATCGAACTGGAAGACAAGTTCGAGAACATGGGCGCACAGATGGTGCGTGAAGTCGCATCGAAGACCAACGACATCGCCGGCGACGGCACCACCACGGCAACCGTGCTGGCCCAGGCTATTGTCCGCGAAGGCGGCAAGGCTGTTGCTGCCGGCATGAACCCGATGGACCTCAAGCGCGGCATCGATATGGCTGTGACTGAAGTCATCGCCGACCTTCAGAAGAAGGCCAAGAAGATCAAGACCTCGGCTGAAGTCGAACAGGTCGGAACGATCTCCGCCAACGGCGAATCCCAGATCGGCAAGGACATTGCCGAAGCTATGCAGAAGGTCGGCAACGAGGGTGTCATCACCGTCGAAGAAGCCAAGACCGCTGAAAGCGAACTCGAAGTTGTCGAAGGCATGCAGTTCGACCGCGGCTACCTGTCGCCTTACTTCGTGACCAACCCAGACAAGATGCTGGCCGAACTTGAAGACGTCTACATCCTTCTCCATGAGAAGAAGCTTTCGAACCTTCAGGCCATGCTGCCTGTGCTCGAAGCTGTTGTGCAGACTTCCAAGCCACTGCTCATCATCTCGGAAGACGTTGAAGGCGAAGCTCTTGCTACGCTCGTGGTCAACAAGCTGCGTGGCGGCCTGAAGATTGCTGCCGTCAAGGCTCCTGGCTTCGGTGATCGCCGCAAGGCAATGCTCGAAGACATCGCCATCCTGACCGGCGGTCAGGTGATTTCCGAAGACATCGGCATCAAGCTCGAAAACGTTACCCTGGAAATGCTGGGCCGCGCCAAGAAGGTGTCGATCACCAAGGAAACCACCACCATCGTTGATGGCGCTGGCAAGAAGACTGAAATCGAAGGCCGGATCACACAGATCAAGGCTCAGATCGAAGAAACTACGTCTGACTACGACAAGGAAAAGTTGCAGGAACGCCTTGCCAAGCTGGCTGGTGGCGTTGCCATCATCCGCGTCGGTGGTGCAACTGAAACGGAAGTCAAGGAACGCAAGGACCGCGTCGACGACGCGCTCAACGCTACCCGCGCTGCCGTTCAGGAAGGCATCGTTGCCGGCGGCGGCACCGCGCTGCTGCGTTCGTCCGTGAAGATCACCTCCAAGGGTGCAAATCAGGACCAGGAAGCTGGCATCAACATCGTTCGCCGTGCCCTGCAGTCGCTGGTTCGCCAGATTGCTGAAAACGCAGGCGACGAAGCTTCGATCGTGGTTGGCAAGATCCTTGAAAAGGACGAAGAAAACTGGGGTTACAACGCCCAGACGTCCGAATATGGCGACATGATTGCCATGGGTATCGTCGATCCGGTCAAGGTTGTTCGCACAGCCCTGCAGAATGCAGCTTCGGTTGCTTCGCTGCTGATCACCACCGAAGCCATGATTGCCGAAATCCCGAAGAAGGATTCCGGCGGCGGCGGCGGCATGCCTGACATGGGCGGCATGGGCGGAATGGGCGGCATGATGTA